A stretch of DNA from Streptomyces sp. NBC_01197:
CGCTCAGCCGCCTCCACGACGTTCACCAGCAGCTGCGCGCGGGTCATCGGGCCCACACCGCCCGGATTCGGGGAGACCCAGCCGGCCACCTCCGCGACGCCGGGGTGCACATCTCCGGCGATCTTGCCGTTCTCATCCCGGCTGACGCCGACGTCGAGGACAGCGGCCCCCGGCTTGACGTCCTCGGGGTTGATGATGTGCCGGACACCGGCCGCGGAAACGATGATGTCCGCCTGCTTGAGCAGCGCGGGAAGGTCACGGGTGCCGGTGTGGCACTGGGTCACGGTCGCGTTCTCGGACTTCCGGGTCAGCAGCAGCGGGATCGAGCGGCCGACGGTGATACCGCGGCCGACGACCACGACATGTGCCCCGTTGATCTCCACACCGTGGTGGCGGAGCAGCTGGATGATGCCGTACGGGGTGCAGGGCAGCGGCCCCTCCTCGTTCAGCACCAGCTTGCCGAGGCTGGTCGGGTGCAGCCCGTCGGCGTCCTTGGCCGGATCCATCAGCCCCAGGACGCGGTTGGTGTCGATGCCCTTGGGGAGCGGCAACTGCACGATGTATCCGGTGCACTCGGGGTTCTCGTTGAGTTCCCGGACGACCGCCTCGATGTCCTCCTGCGTTGCGGTGTCGGGGAGTTCGCGCTGGATGGACCCGATACCGACCTCGGCGCAGTCGCGGTGCTTGCCGTTGACGTACCACCGGCTGCCGGGGTCGTCACCGACGAGCAGGGTGCCGAGACCGGGGGCCACACCCTTCTCCTTGAGGGCCGCCACGCGGACGGTCAGATCGGACTTGATCGCGGCCGCGGTGGCCTTGCCATCGAGAATCTGGGCTGTCATACGA
This window harbors:
- a CDS encoding bifunctional methylenetetrahydrofolate dehydrogenase/methenyltetrahydrofolate cyclohydrolase, with amino-acid sequence MTAQILDGKATAAAIKSDLTVRVAALKEKGVAPGLGTLLVGDDPGSRWYVNGKHRDCAEVGIGSIQRELPDTATQEDIEAVVRELNENPECTGYIVQLPLPKGIDTNRVLGLMDPAKDADGLHPTSLGKLVLNEEGPLPCTPYGIIQLLRHHGVEINGAHVVVVGRGITVGRSIPLLLTRKSENATVTQCHTGTRDLPALLKQADIIVSAAGVRHIINPEDVKPGAAVLDVGVSRDENGKIAGDVHPGVAEVAGWVSPNPGGVGPMTRAQLLVNVVEAAERSVG